The following proteins are co-located in the Macaca thibetana thibetana isolate TM-01 chromosome 6, ASM2454274v1, whole genome shotgun sequence genome:
- the LOC126956140 gene encoding pregnancy-specific beta-1-glycoprotein 5-like, giving the protein KKNVIALTCEPKTQGYTYLWRVNGQSLPVSPRLKQPGKTRILILSNVTINDTGPYECEIWDQVGSICSHPVTLNVLYGPQVPRIFSPLTYYRSGKTLQLSCFADSNPPAEYSWTIDGKFLQSGRKLSIPQITTEHSGLYGCSARNSATGREGSTFKRIKVFLLSDIIWKIIAGLN; this is encoded by the exons aaaaagaatgttatagcCTTAACTTGTGAACCTAAGACTCAGGGCTACACCTACTTGTGGAGGGTAAATGGTCAGAGCCTCCCGGTCAGTCCTAGGCTAAAGCAACCCGGTAAAACCAGGATCCTCATTCTATCCAATGTCACAATAAATGACACAGGACCCTATGAATGTGAAATATGGGACCAAGTTGGTAGCATCTGCAGTCACCCAGTCACCCTGAATGTCCTTT ATGGTCCACAAGTCCCCAGGATTTTCTCTCCATTGACCTATTACCGTTCAGGAAAAACCCTCCAGTTGTCCTGCTTCGCTGACTCTAACCCACCGGCAGAGTATTCTTGGACGATTGATGGGAAGTTTCTGCAATCAGGACGAAAGCTCTCTATCCCCCAAATTACTACAGAGCATAGCGGGCTCTATGGTTGCTCTGCTCGTAACTCAGCCACTGGCAGGGAAGGTTCCACATTCAAGAGGATCAAAGTCTTTC TTCTGAGTGACATCATCTGGAAAATTATTGCTGGCCTGAACTGA